The following proteins come from a genomic window of Halomarina ordinaria:
- a CDS encoding SDR family oxidoreductase: protein MTRPLDGQTAIVTGASSGIGAASARALARDGADVVLAARREERLEELADAIGGEYDCETATVPTDVRDEEAVDALVEATVERFDGLDILLNNAGLARGAGVADLSTEDYRTMMDTNVDGMFFATRAALPHLRESAGTLVFVGSFAGQYPRPFNPVYAASKWWTRGFALSVAARVGDDGVGVTVVNPAAVRTEFSVAGFEGDEPTAFEDRYDHGEAVEAEEVAEAVAFAARQDPSYVSELDLYNRDKLGLF, encoded by the coding sequence ATGACACGACCGCTCGACGGGCAGACGGCCATCGTGACGGGTGCGAGTTCGGGTATCGGCGCGGCGTCGGCGCGGGCGCTCGCCCGCGACGGCGCGGACGTGGTGCTCGCCGCCCGCCGCGAGGAACGCCTGGAGGAACTCGCCGACGCCATCGGCGGGGAGTACGACTGCGAGACGGCGACGGTCCCGACGGACGTCCGCGACGAGGAGGCGGTCGACGCGCTCGTCGAGGCCACCGTCGAACGCTTCGATGGACTGGATATCCTGCTCAACAACGCCGGCCTCGCGCGCGGGGCGGGCGTCGCCGACCTCTCGACGGAAGACTACCGGACGATGATGGACACGAACGTCGACGGGATGTTCTTCGCCACGCGGGCGGCGCTCCCGCACCTCCGCGAGTCGGCGGGGACGCTCGTGTTCGTCGGGAGTTTCGCCGGGCAGTACCCCCGGCCGTTCAACCCGGTCTACGCCGCGAGCAAGTGGTGGACGCGCGGGTTCGCGCTGAGCGTCGCCGCCCGCGTCGGCGACGACGGCGTCGGGGTGACCGTCGTCAACCCGGCAGCCGTCCGGACGGAGTTCTCCGTCGCCGGCTTCGAGGGCGACGAACCGACCGCGTTCGAGGACCGCTACGACCACGGCGAGGCCGTCGAGGCGGAGGAAGTCGCCGAAGCCGTCGCGTTCGCCGCCCGGCAGGACCCCTCCTACGTGAGCGAACTCGACCTCTACAACCGCGACAAGCTAGGGCTGTTCTAG
- a CDS encoding MBL fold metallo-hydrolase — MARDPSSASTEAGDGIDAATLRERLVDGESVHLLDVRNRDEREEWRIDAPASTAIPYMRFVAAQATDGVADLAAALPDDETVVAVCPRGEASAEVAALLREVGVDSVNLDGGMEGWARLYESTVVSEDPTVVQYLRPSSGCVAYLVVDDGEAAVVDPLRAFADRYVADAADHGADLVYALDTHVHADHVSGVRDLADRGVEPVLPAGETDRGLADPERFTLLDPGEAFDVGGVPVDTVAAPGHTTETTAYRVGDVLLTGDGLFTERVPRPDLEAGAEGAEAMAGELYATLTDRFASLSDDLVVAPGHVEPDATVRGPFVARLGDLRERLPAFDRDREAFVAYVLDRMGPRPANHERVIAVNLGRDSVDDEEAFELELGPNNCAAG, encoded by the coding sequence ATGGCCCGCGACCCATCGAGCGCGTCGACCGAGGCGGGCGACGGTATCGACGCCGCGACGCTCCGCGAGCGCCTCGTGGACGGCGAGTCGGTCCACCTCCTCGACGTACGCAACCGCGACGAGAGAGAGGAGTGGCGCATCGACGCACCCGCCAGCACGGCGATTCCGTACATGCGCTTCGTCGCGGCGCAGGCGACCGACGGCGTCGCCGACCTCGCCGCGGCGTTACCCGACGACGAGACGGTCGTCGCGGTCTGCCCGCGCGGCGAGGCCAGCGCCGAAGTCGCGGCCCTCCTCCGCGAGGTCGGCGTCGATAGCGTCAACCTCGACGGCGGGATGGAGGGCTGGGCGCGCCTCTACGAGTCCACGGTCGTCTCGGAGGACCCGACCGTCGTCCAGTACCTCCGGCCCTCCAGCGGTTGCGTCGCCTATCTCGTCGTCGACGACGGCGAGGCGGCCGTCGTCGACCCGCTGCGCGCGTTCGCCGACCGGTACGTCGCGGACGCCGCCGACCACGGCGCCGACCTCGTCTACGCGCTCGACACGCACGTCCACGCCGACCACGTCAGCGGCGTCCGCGACCTGGCCGACCGGGGTGTCGAACCCGTCCTCCCCGCGGGCGAGACCGACCGCGGTCTCGCCGACCCCGAGCGGTTCACGCTGCTCGACCCGGGCGAGGCGTTCGACGTCGGCGGCGTCCCGGTCGATACCGTCGCCGCCCCCGGCCACACCACCGAGACGACCGCCTACCGGGTGGGGGACGTCCTCCTCACGGGCGACGGCCTGTTCACCGAGCGCGTTCCGCGGCCGGACCTCGAAGCCGGTGCCGAGGGCGCCGAGGCGATGGCCGGGGAGCTGTACGCGACGCTCACCGACCGGTTCGCGTCCCTCTCGGACGACCTGGTCGTCGCCCCGGGACACGTCGAACCGGACGCCACCGTCCGGGGGCCGTTCGTCGCCCGCCTCGGCGACCTGCGCGAGCGTCTCCCCGCGTTCGACCGCGACCGCGAGGCGTTCGTCGCGTACGTCCTCGACCGGATGGGGCCGCGTCCGGCGAACCACGAACGCGTCATCGCGGTCAACCTCGGGCGCGACTCGGTCGACGACGAGGAGGCGTTCGAACTCGAACTCGGGCCGAACAACTGCGCCGCCGGGTGA
- a CDS encoding rubrerythrin family protein: MDPDTFVSTVRAECATELDRLGSEKALVATTAAHLDREHVLTAAARAERRAATTFETWAEREDEAAAREAFERVADRERQHAARVEDHLDGEVEATADALHEHLRGCDSTVERAAAGMVGRSLVTDRTFLQTINFFVNESDEAAANLFRELRSETDEQVEDGAALLDDLCGRDEDWERAREAAVAVVELAYEEYADALEGMGIDPRPVC, translated from the coding sequence ATGGACCCCGACACGTTCGTTTCGACGGTCCGAGCGGAGTGCGCGACGGAACTCGACCGACTCGGGAGCGAGAAGGCGCTGGTCGCGACGACGGCGGCGCACCTCGACCGCGAGCACGTGCTGACCGCCGCCGCACGTGCCGAGCGGCGGGCGGCGACGACGTTCGAGACGTGGGCCGAAAGGGAGGACGAGGCGGCCGCTCGCGAGGCGTTCGAGCGGGTCGCCGACCGGGAGCGCCAGCACGCCGCGCGCGTCGAGGACCACCTCGACGGCGAGGTGGAGGCGACGGCCGACGCGCTCCACGAGCACCTCCGGGGCTGCGACTCGACCGTCGAGCGCGCCGCCGCCGGGATGGTCGGGCGGTCGCTGGTGACCGATAGGACCTTCCTCCAGACCATCAACTTCTTCGTCAACGAGTCGGACGAGGCGGCGGCGAACCTGTTCCGGGAACTCCGCTCGGAGACCGACGAGCAGGTCGAGGACGGGGCGGCGCTCCTCGACGACCTGTGCGGGCGCGACGAGGACTGGGAGCGCGCGCGAGAGGCGGCCGTCGCCGTCGTGGAACTGGCCTACGAGGAGTACGCCGACGCGCTCGAAGGGATGGGCATCGACCCGCGGCCGGTCTGTTGA
- a CDS encoding acyl-CoA thioesterase has translation MHDVYENRVRFAETDQQGVVFYGEYVTFQDETVNAFLRAIGYDYDTMRAADWDVHVAHVDLDYRAPARFEDVVVNACRVEAIGESSVRFAYRARRKRDGATLAEGHVVHVAVDADGSTRVPEAFRDAVVVFQDDPPEQ, from the coding sequence ATGCACGACGTCTACGAGAACCGCGTGCGCTTCGCAGAGACCGACCAGCAGGGCGTCGTCTTCTACGGCGAGTACGTCACCTTCCAGGACGAGACGGTCAACGCCTTCCTCCGGGCTATCGGCTACGACTACGACACCATGCGCGCCGCCGACTGGGACGTCCACGTCGCGCACGTCGACCTCGACTACCGCGCGCCGGCGCGCTTCGAGGACGTCGTCGTCAACGCCTGTCGCGTCGAGGCCATCGGGGAGTCGAGCGTTCGTTTCGCCTACCGCGCACGCCGCAAGCGCGACGGCGCGACGCTCGCCGAGGGCCACGTCGTCCACGTCGCCGTCGACGCGGACGGGTCGACGCGCGTCCCCGAGGCGTTCCGCGACGCCGTCGTCGTCTTCCAGGACGACCCGCCCGAACAGTGA
- a CDS encoding DUF6663 family protein, translated as MSDSAVYRVLRSTRADDEFLLLDTETADPVYVERAGYDDPLADRVAALEPGNTVRATFDWDGERPRFVALDRLTETHFSFARDVSPTFQAALDCWAEADRAGEAMNAHLTRNTDGDVNGVLYVFAEQAGERDLFAEFEDGLRPLDPLVARIEGADPPYDVFVLDPAADPFVVVYIALRRDGLLAETVRDTYSLDS; from the coding sequence ATGAGCGACTCCGCGGTCTACCGCGTCCTCCGGAGCACCCGCGCGGACGACGAGTTCCTCCTGCTCGACACCGAGACGGCGGACCCCGTCTACGTCGAGCGCGCGGGGTACGACGACCCGCTCGCCGACCGCGTCGCCGCGCTCGAACCGGGCAACACCGTCCGCGCGACGTTCGACTGGGACGGCGAGCGCCCCCGGTTCGTCGCCCTCGACCGTCTCACCGAAACGCACTTCTCGTTCGCTCGTGACGTCTCGCCGACCTTCCAGGCGGCGCTCGACTGCTGGGCCGAGGCCGACCGCGCCGGCGAGGCGATGAACGCCCACCTCACCCGGAACACCGACGGCGACGTCAACGGCGTGCTCTACGTCTTCGCCGAACAGGCCGGCGAGCGCGACCTCTTCGCCGAGTTCGAGGACGGCCTCCGCCCGCTCGACCCCCTCGTCGCCCGCATCGAGGGCGCCGACCCGCCGTACGACGTGTTCGTCCTCGACCCGGCCGCCGACCCCTTCGTCGTCGTCTACATCGCCCTCCGGCGCGACGGCCTGCTCGCGGAAACGGTACGGGATACGTACTCTCTCGATTCCTGA
- a CDS encoding YkvA family protein — translation MLRRLTTVVVEAYVLVRVALDRRTPNRVAALVALAAAYLVVPVDLLPDAIPLLGWGDDLLFGVLVQRGVGHVVPDAVVEEHREAARDRVWLAAGLVASALALSLVGAVLVVRWLGWL, via the coding sequence ATGCTCCGCCGTCTCACCACGGTCGTCGTCGAGGCGTACGTGCTGGTCCGGGTCGCCCTCGACCGGCGAACGCCGAACCGCGTCGCCGCGCTCGTCGCGCTCGCCGCCGCGTACCTCGTCGTCCCGGTCGACCTCCTGCCCGACGCCATCCCCCTCCTCGGGTGGGGCGACGACCTGCTGTTCGGCGTCCTCGTCCAGCGGGGCGTCGGCCACGTCGTCCCCGACGCCGTCGTCGAGGAGCACCGCGAGGCGGCCCGCGACCGGGTGTGGCTGGCGGCGGGGCTGGTGGCGAGCGCGCTCGCGCTGTCGCTCGTCGGGGCCGTCCTCGTCGTCCGGTGGCTCGGCTGGCTCTGA
- a CDS encoding cobalamin-binding protein, translating to MRIVSLLPSATEIVYALGLEPVAVSHECDYPPEASEKPAVNATRIDPTASSADIDAQVLDAEREGEGVYDIDLDVLAAADPDLIVTQGLCDVCAVDEVVVEEAVEELDLDCRILTTDPHSLADVFDDIRRVGRATGREGHADQLVSELRAGVDAVRDVTAGVEERPEVAVLDWLDPVMTAGHWVPELVEYAGGDPLFAGDASVPREWAAIREADPDVLVAAPCGFDLDQTAANLGGLTDRPGWDDLTAVREGRAYALDGHHYLNRPGPRLVDTLEYLAALIHPDLFEAPPGDVARPLARVTA from the coding sequence ATGCGCATCGTCTCGCTGCTCCCCTCGGCGACGGAGATCGTCTACGCGCTCGGCCTCGAACCCGTGGCGGTGTCCCACGAGTGCGACTACCCGCCCGAGGCGAGCGAGAAGCCGGCCGTGAACGCGACGCGAATCGACCCGACGGCGTCGAGCGCCGACATCGACGCACAGGTGCTCGACGCCGAACGCGAGGGCGAGGGGGTCTACGACATCGACCTCGACGTCCTCGCGGCGGCCGACCCCGACCTCATCGTCACGCAGGGGCTGTGCGACGTCTGCGCCGTCGACGAGGTGGTCGTCGAGGAGGCCGTCGAGGAACTCGACCTCGACTGTCGCATCCTGACGACCGACCCCCACAGCCTCGCGGACGTGTTCGACGACATCCGACGTGTCGGACGCGCGACCGGGCGCGAGGGCCACGCCGACCAGCTGGTGTCGGAACTCCGCGCGGGCGTCGACGCCGTCCGCGACGTGACCGCCGGCGTCGAGGAGCGCCCCGAGGTGGCTGTCCTCGACTGGCTCGACCCCGTGATGACGGCGGGCCACTGGGTGCCGGAACTGGTCGAGTACGCCGGTGGCGACCCGCTGTTCGCGGGGGACGCCTCCGTCCCGCGCGAGTGGGCGGCGATTCGCGAGGCCGACCCGGACGTCCTCGTCGCCGCTCCCTGCGGCTTCGACCTCGACCAGACCGCGGCGAACCTGGGCGGCCTCACCGACCGTCCCGGGTGGGACGACCTGACGGCCGTCCGCGAGGGGCGCGCCTACGCCCTCGACGGCCATCACTACCTCAACCGGCCGGGGCCGCGCCTCGTCGACACCCTGGAGTACCTCGCCGCGCTGATTCACCCGGACCTGTTCGAGGCGCCGCCGGGCGACGTCGCGCGACCGCTGGCGCGCGTCACCGCCTGA
- a CDS encoding desampylase — translation MFELARATRAALLDHASEGAPEEVCGVLGGVVEEESIRATTHVPVENVARTPETRYELDPAAQLAAMERIEDEGRAVVGFYHSHPRGPTGPSATDAAQATWPGMRYVIVVPDESFVGCWLWDGEAFERET, via the coding sequence ATGTTCGAACTCGCACGAGCGACGCGAGCCGCCCTCCTCGACCACGCGAGCGAGGGGGCTCCCGAGGAGGTCTGTGGCGTCCTCGGCGGCGTGGTCGAGGAGGAGTCGATACGGGCGACGACGCACGTCCCCGTCGAGAACGTCGCCCGGACGCCGGAGACGCGCTACGAACTCGACCCGGCGGCTCAGCTGGCGGCGATGGAACGCATCGAAGACGAGGGACGGGCGGTCGTCGGGTTCTACCACTCCCACCCGCGCGGGCCGACCGGGCCGAGCGCGACCGACGCGGCGCAGGCGACGTGGCCGGGGATGCGCTACGTCATCGTCGTTCCCGACGAGTCGTTCGTCGGCTGCTGGCTGTGGGACGGCGAGGCGTTCGAGCGCGAGACGTGA
- the ubaA gene encoding SAMP-activating enzyme E1 has protein sequence MADLALSPEQLDRYSRHIIMDEVGPDGQAALLDARVLCIGAGGLGSPVIQYLAAAGVGTLGIADDDVVERSNLQRQVIHADADVGRPKVDSAADFVARQNPDITVEPHETRVTEENVESLIADYDVVVDGSDNFATRYLVNDACTLAGVPFSHGAILRFEGQVTTFEAREDSPCYRCIFPEAPPAGTVPSCAEAGVLGVLPGTVGCIQATEAMKLALGYGETLDGRLVLYDAGDMTFETVEIRKNPDCPVCGEDPRIESVHDVAYEETCSIPAE, from the coding sequence ATGGCTGACCTCGCACTCTCGCCCGAACAGCTCGACCGGTACTCCCGGCACATCATCATGGACGAGGTCGGACCCGACGGGCAGGCGGCGCTGCTCGACGCGCGGGTGCTCTGCATCGGCGCGGGTGGCCTCGGCTCGCCGGTCATCCAGTACCTCGCCGCCGCCGGCGTCGGGACGCTCGGCATCGCCGACGACGACGTGGTCGAACGGTCCAACCTCCAGCGGCAGGTCATCCACGCCGACGCCGACGTGGGCCGCCCGAAGGTCGACTCCGCCGCCGACTTCGTCGCCCGACAGAACCCCGATATCACCGTCGAGCCCCACGAGACGCGCGTCACCGAGGAGAACGTCGAGTCGCTCATCGCCGACTACGACGTGGTCGTCGACGGCTCGGACAACTTCGCCACGCGCTACCTCGTCAACGACGCCTGTACGCTCGCGGGCGTCCCCTTCTCGCACGGCGCCATCCTCCGCTTCGAGGGGCAGGTGACGACCTTCGAGGCGCGCGAGGACTCCCCCTGCTACCGGTGTATCTTCCCCGAGGCGCCCCCGGCGGGGACGGTCCCGAGCTGTGCCGAGGCGGGCGTCCTCGGCGTCCTCCCGGGAACGGTCGGCTGTATCCAGGCGACCGAGGCGATGAAGCTCGCGCTCGGCTACGGCGAGACGCTCGACGGTCGGCTCGTCCTCTACGACGCCGGCGACATGACGTTCGAGACCGTCGAGATACGCAAGAACCCCGACTGCCCGGTCTGCGGGGAGGACCCCCGCATCGAGTCGGTCCACGACGTGGCGTACGAGGAGACCTGCTCGATTCCCGCCGAGTAG
- a CDS encoding EthD family reductase: MTTKIVFGLNRTEGMDREEFERYYLEEHAPMAEEMPNVERYTVAFADEGAPYDALAEVFFADREALDAALDSEAGRAAGADIANFADTDDVLQLVAEETVVVD; encoded by the coding sequence ATGACGACCAAGATTGTGTTCGGTCTCAACCGGACGGAGGGGATGGACCGCGAGGAGTTCGAGCGCTACTACCTGGAGGAGCACGCACCGATGGCCGAGGAGATGCCGAACGTCGAGCGCTACACCGTCGCGTTCGCCGACGAGGGGGCGCCCTACGACGCGCTGGCGGAGGTGTTCTTCGCCGACCGCGAGGCGCTCGACGCGGCGCTCGACAGCGAGGCGGGCCGGGCCGCCGGCGCCGACATCGCCAACTTCGCCGACACCGACGACGTGCTCCAGCTGGTCGCCGAGGAGACCGTCGTCGTCGACTGA
- a CDS encoding MFS transporter yields the protein MPLRSRVATPAARQFGALYLTRFAAGFGLATLAALLPTYINVLGASGVVLGLFYTGFTVAQTAAVVPVAWAGDRYDKRTVLLVGLGLGVVAYGAFAFVETSGHVVLARALQGLSATATGILSLALVGELAARDGRANRIGRANAARLAAGVGGALSAGYLYQRFGFGAVYSVQVALMVGALLAVLAFVDPDGSRIRGNPFRGLALNRRLWTLTSFRAQYAVSVTLVRNFVPVYAGLSAARGGLGYVEATLAVSVVIVAEKVANMCCQPYSGTLSDRHGRALFVFVGGAAYGVVALLVPFTPLLGEALSLPATFPSLGELSVAFLPLVALNALLGVADSLREPASMALFADEGTADGSVASSFGVRELVWRPGSVVAPVVAGVLVDSVGIAWVFYLGGASALCAVATFLGVLSRYHGTRALTEW from the coding sequence ATGCCCCTCCGCTCGCGAGTCGCCACGCCGGCCGCCCGCCAGTTCGGCGCGCTCTACCTCACGCGCTTCGCCGCCGGGTTCGGCCTGGCGACGCTCGCGGCGCTCCTCCCGACGTACATCAACGTCCTCGGCGCCTCCGGCGTCGTCCTCGGCCTGTTCTACACGGGCTTCACGGTCGCCCAGACGGCCGCCGTCGTCCCCGTGGCGTGGGCCGGCGACCGCTACGACAAGCGGACCGTCCTGCTCGTCGGCCTCGGTCTCGGCGTCGTCGCCTACGGCGCGTTCGCGTTCGTCGAGACGAGCGGGCACGTCGTCCTCGCGCGCGCCCTCCAGGGGCTCTCGGCGACGGCGACGGGGATCCTCTCGCTGGCGCTGGTGGGCGAACTCGCCGCGAGGGACGGCCGCGCGAACCGCATCGGCCGGGCGAACGCCGCACGGCTCGCGGCGGGGGTCGGCGGCGCGCTCAGCGCGGGCTACCTCTACCAGCGCTTCGGCTTCGGCGCCGTCTACAGTGTCCAGGTGGCGCTCATGGTGGGCGCGCTGCTCGCCGTCCTCGCGTTCGTCGACCCCGACGGGAGCCGCATACGGGGAAACCCCTTCCGTGGGCTCGCACTCAACCGGCGGCTGTGGACGCTGACGAGCTTCCGCGCGCAGTACGCCGTCTCGGTGACGCTCGTCCGGAACTTCGTCCCCGTCTACGCCGGTCTGTCGGCCGCCCGCGGCGGTCTCGGCTACGTGGAGGCGACGCTCGCCGTGAGCGTCGTCATCGTCGCCGAGAAGGTGGCGAACATGTGCTGTCAACCCTACAGCGGGACGCTCTCGGACCGCCACGGCCGCGCGCTGTTCGTCTTCGTTGGCGGGGCCGCCTACGGCGTGGTCGCCCTGCTGGTCCCGTTCACGCCCCTGCTGGGCGAGGCGCTCTCGCTCCCCGCGACGTTCCCCTCCCTGGGCGAGCTGTCGGTGGCGTTCCTCCCGCTGGTCGCGCTGAACGCGCTGCTGGGCGTCGCGGACAGTCTCCGCGAACCCGCGAGCATGGCGCTGTTCGCCGACGAGGGGACCGCCGACGGCAGCGTCGCCAGCAGTTTCGGCGTCCGGGAACTCGTCTGGCGGCCGGGGAGCGTCGTCGCCCCCGTCGTCGCCGGCGTCCTCGTCGACTCGGTGGGCATCGCGTGGGTGTTCTACCTCGGCGGGGCGAGCGCGCTCTGCGCCGTCGCCACCTTCCTCGGCGTCCTCTCTCGCTACCACGGGACGCGCGCGCTGACCGAGTGGTGA
- a CDS encoding DUF7522 family protein translates to MTALVTDERRETLVSAARTAIGDDLRSLVYFTPEEWERLYLRSDLDRDADVERFAANERLAFADLRAYGTSELGTYQFTIRAFTDGYVVRVVDGEEGTFATTDAMPITLFEEVATALRRTLASEE, encoded by the coding sequence ATGACAGCACTCGTCACGGACGAGCGTCGCGAGACGCTCGTCAGCGCCGCTCGAACCGCCATCGGAGACGACCTCCGGAGCCTGGTCTACTTCACCCCCGAGGAGTGGGAACGGCTCTACCTGCGGAGCGACCTCGACCGGGACGCCGACGTCGAGCGCTTCGCCGCCAACGAGCGCCTCGCGTTCGCCGACCTGCGCGCCTACGGCACCTCCGAACTCGGCACCTACCAGTTCACCATCAGGGCGTTCACCGACGGCTACGTCGTCCGGGTCGTCGACGGCGAGGAGGGGACGTTCGCCACCACCGACGCGATGCCCATCACGCTGTTCGAGGAGGTGGCGACGGCGCTCCGGCGGACGCTCGCGAGCGAGGAGTGA